The genomic interval ATGCGCGACCGGATGAAGCTGGAGCGCAAGCTGTCGGACGTGGAGACGCGGCTGGAGGAGAGCGAGAAGAGCGCCGTCATCGTCGCGCTCGCTGGCACCGCGGCGCATGAGCTGAACCAGCCGCTCACGTCGGTGATGGGCTACGCGGAGCTGCTCAAGCGCAAGCTGAAGGAAGAGGACTTCGCCTGGAAGCCGGTGGACATCATCTACCGCGAGGCGGAGCGCATGGCCGAAATCGTGCGGAAGATCGGCAAGATCACCCGCTACGAGACGAAGGCGTACATGGGGGAGCAGCAGATTCTCGACCTGGACAAGGCGACCTCCCATGAAGAATGACACCCGAGCGATGCGAATCCCGGGGGGCCCGGGGCCCGAGGCATTCCAAGCCTTCTTCGAGGCGCTCGACGCCCCCGCCGCCATGTGCGACCCGACGCTGCGCCTCGTGTCGGTCAACGAGGCCTTCCATCGCTTCTGCGTGGACCACCATGCGACGGTGGAGGACGTCTCGCGGATGCTGGCGTCGGCGGCGGTGCCCGCGGATGGCGCGAGCTGTGACGTGGAGCTGTCGCTCGCGGGGATGCCCGGCGCGGTGCTGACGTTGTCGCGGCGAGGCGAGGTCGTCGCGGTGCGCGCCCGGAATGACCCGGAGCTGGCTCGCAACCGGCTGGTGCTGGCGGAGCGGGCGCTGTTGGAGCAGGCGCGCACGGAAGGTGTGCTCCTGGACCTGGGCCGCAGCGTGGCGGAGGCGGGGGGCGAGGAGGAGCTGGTGGCGGCGGTGGCCCGCGGGGTGAAGGAGCTGTTCCCTGGCCGCTCGTTCTGCATCCGCATCACCGACTCGCGCACCGGTGGACTGACGTCGCTCTACGCGGAGGGACGGCTGAAGGAAGGCGCGCACGAGCCGCTGGTGTTGTTGCGGCGCGCGGTGGAGAAGCTGAACCTGGGGCGCTCGGCGCTGCCGCAGGGGCGGGTGACGGTGCTGGACGAGGTGCCGTTGCTGTTCCAGGGCAGCACGCACGGCGTGAGCGCGCCGTTGGTGGCGAGCGGTCAGCTCTTCGGCGCCATCAACATGGAGTACCCCGAGGGCCTGGACGCGGACGTCCAGCATGACGAGCGCGTGTTGTTGCAGCTCGCCAGCCAGGTGGCGGTGGCGGTGAAGAACGCGAAGCTCATCGACGAGCTGACCTTCGTCCGCAAGTACCTGGAGGACCTGCTCGAGAAGGCGAACGCGCTCATCCTGGTGGCCAACCGGGACAAGCAGGTGGTGGTGTTCAACCAGGCGCTGAGCGCGCTGACGGGCTTCCGCAAGGACGACGTCCTCGGCCGGGACATCTTCGGCCTGGTGCCGGAGAGCGAGCACCTGCGGCTGTCACAGGTCATCGCCGCCGCGATTCGTGGCGAGTCGGTGAACAGCTTCGAGACGCGCCTGTTGTCCCGCGAGGGCCATGAGGTCCGCGTGTCCTTCGCCACCTCCTCGATGCTCGCGCACCATGGCGAGGTGGAGGGGGTCATCGCCATCGGCCAGGACATCACGGTGGTGAAGGAGCTGGAGAAGCGCATCATCCACGCGGAGAAGCTGGCCTCCATCGGCCAGCTCGCGGCCAGCGTGGTGCACGAAATCAACAACCCGATGACGGCGGTCGCCACGTACGCGGACGCGCTGCTCCAGCGCTCGCGGACGACGCCGGGCGCGAACCCCGCGGACCAGGACAAGCTCCGGAAGATTCTGGAGAGCAGCCACCGCATCCTGCGCTTCACCCGGGACTTGGTGAGCTACGCGCGGCCGGCGCAGGACAAGCCGGAGCGGGTGCAGCTCAACGCCGTGGTCGACATGGCGGTGGGCTTCTGCGAGCACGTGGTGTCACAGGCGCGGGTGAGTGTGCATCGCGAGTACGTGGAGCTGCCGATGTTGTCGGCGGTGCGCGCGAACCTGGTGCAGGTGTTCGTCAACCTCATCACCAACGCGTGCCACGCGATGCAGCCTGGTGGCGCGGTCCACCTGTCGACGCGGCGCGAGGGCCAGGAGGCGGTGGTGTCGGTGCGCGACACGGGGTCGGGCATCGACCCGAAGAACCTTCAGCGCATCTTCGAGCCGTTCTTCACCACGAAGCCCGAAGGGAAGGGCACGGGCCTGGGGCTCTCCATCTGCCAGGGCATCGTGGAGAACCACGGGGGCCGCCTCACGGTGACGAGCGTCATGGGCGAGGGCACCACGTTCTCCGTGCGCCTGCCCCTGTTGATGGAGTGAGCCCGGAGGAGGACAGGCCGGGGTCTCCGCCCGGCCTGTCGGGGCATCGAATCAGTCCCAGCCTCGCAGCTCGACGCGCACCTTGCGCACGAGCAGCTCCCATTCGCGGCGCTTCAGCGTCGTCAGGACGCGGCCTCCGATGAGCGCGAGGCCCGCGAGGGTCATCACCAGGAAGCCGATGCGGTGGTCTCGCAGTCCGGCGTTGAGCAGGTTGGCCACGATGTCCAGCGTGAGGAACAGCGTGCCCAGCGCGAGGTAGGCGCGAATCTGCAACGCCATGCCCACCACGACGCCCAGCAGGCAGACTCCGCCGAAGACGAGCGCGTAGGTGCCGTCGACGGATTCACCCACGCGCATCGCGAGCTTCGCCGCCGCGGGGACGTAGAGGAGCAGCCCGCCGAGAATGCGCACCGTGTTGCGCGCCGCGTGCGGAAGGCTCTGCGTGAAGAGCTGGCCCAGCATCAGAAGCAGCAGCCCCAGCGGCGCCAGATAGATTTCCAGCCCCTCCAGTCCGAAGGCCAGCGCGGCGATGAGCAGCGCGAGGTTGCACGCGGCGGCCGCGAAGGCGCCGAACATGCGGCTGCGTTCCACCGCGCCCAGCGCCGCGTACAGCAGGCCCGAGCCTCCCGCGAGCAGCGCCGCCTCCTGGGTCGCCTCGCCCGGAAGGACGAAAGCCATGCCGATGGGAAGGAGCGCGGCGAAGCGCCGGGTCGCGGCTTCCACGGGCCGCACTCCGGCGCGCCGTGCCTGCACTGTCACACCGACCAGCACGAAGCCCAGGGCCAGGGCGAAGAGCGCGTCATGTTCGGCGCGGAGGCCCGGGGCGTACAGGCTTCGCACGAGCGCGTAGGTGCCCACCACCGCGAGCTGCACGAAGTACACATGCCGCCCCGTGTGCTCCATCCAGGCGCAGTGCAGCGCCACCAGCACGGAGAGCCCCAGGGCCGCGATGGCCATGGGCAGCGCATCCGCGGGAGCGCTGCCGCTGCTGGCGGTGAAGACCAGCATCAGCCCCGCGAGCACGAGCCAGGTGTCCCGGCCGAAGACCATTCCTGTCGCGATGTCGCCTCGCTTCTCGCGCAGCCACCTCTGGACGGCGTGGATGACCAGGGCCGCTCCTCCGGCCGCCAAGGACAGCTCCGCGCCATGGAGGGTGAAGAGCTCGCCGTAGCCTGGCCACTCACCGGCGAGGGCCGCGCGAATCGCGAAGAAGACCATGGCCGACGTGGCCACGGCGCCTCCCGCCACCCAGGTCCCCAGCGCCGAGAGGAACGACGCGAGCGCGCCCTTCCACTGGAACGCCGCCACGAGCAGCGACGCGGCGATGAGCGCCCACGTCACGGGCAGCGCCGGGGAGACGAGCCACGTTCCACCCAGGCCCACGACGGACTGGTCCAGGAGATTGAACGCGGCGAACAGCAACGACGTCTCGCGCCCGACGACCAGCGCGTAGACCATCGCGGCCATGAGGTAGATGGCCAGCGTCTGGTGGAGCCGGACGCGGGCGTCGCCTTCGGACAGCCCGCGCTTGCGGATGACCCAGGGACCCAGCGTCACCAACACGAGCCCGACGAGGGCCAGCACCGGACCCGGCCAGGCCTCGAACGTGGAGACGCGATGGGCCGCCGCGTGAACGAGCAGCAGGATGCTCACGCCCACGACGCCGCGTCCTTGGGCTCGGGCGCCCCCGATGAACAGGACGATGCCCGTGGCGCAGACGAGCGCGGCGGCGATGAGTCCGGGTTGGAAGAGCGCCACGAGGCAGGTCATCACCACGGTGGCGACGGAGTAGCGGCGCAGGAGGTGCTTGAAGGTTTCGGGGACACCTCGCAGCGCGGCCACGGCGTAGACGAACCCGGCGGCGGCGATGCCGGCGAAGGCTCGCTGCCACATCAGGAACAGCGTGTCGCCCGGGGCGAGCCAGGCCTCGGGCTGGAGCCAATCCAGTGCCTCCGCGCCCGCGCGCACCCACTGGTCATTGGGGGGCAACAGCGAGACGAGGGAAGGTCCTCTCAGGGATTCCCGCGCGGCCCACAGCGCGGCCCCCGGGAGTCCCAGTGCGAGGCCGAAGCTCGCGACCGACGGCAGGCGGAAGGGACCCGCGAGCAACAACACCAGGACCGCCGCGCCCGACACC from Myxococcus stipitatus carries:
- a CDS encoding ATP-binding protein, with translation MRIPGGPGPEAFQAFFEALDAPAAMCDPTLRLVSVNEAFHRFCVDHHATVEDVSRMLASAAVPADGASCDVELSLAGMPGAVLTLSRRGEVVAVRARNDPELARNRLVLAERALLEQARTEGVLLDLGRSVAEAGGEEELVAAVARGVKELFPGRSFCIRITDSRTGGLTSLYAEGRLKEGAHEPLVLLRRAVEKLNLGRSALPQGRVTVLDEVPLLFQGSTHGVSAPLVASGQLFGAINMEYPEGLDADVQHDERVLLQLASQVAVAVKNAKLIDELTFVRKYLEDLLEKANALILVANRDKQVVVFNQALSALTGFRKDDVLGRDIFGLVPESEHLRLSQVIAAAIRGESVNSFETRLLSREGHEVRVSFATSSMLAHHGEVEGVIAIGQDITVVKELEKRIIHAEKLASIGQLAASVVHEINNPMTAVATYADALLQRSRTTPGANPADQDKLRKILESSHRILRFTRDLVSYARPAQDKPERVQLNAVVDMAVGFCEHVVSQARVSVHREYVELPMLSAVRANLVQVFVNLITNACHAMQPGGAVHLSTRREGQEAVVSVRDTGSGIDPKNLQRIFEPFFTTKPEGKGTGLGLSICQGIVENHGGRLTVTSVMGEGTTFSVRLPLLME